The proteins below are encoded in one region of Streptomyces marianii:
- a CDS encoding DUF427 domain-containing protein, giving the protein MAVPGSTSGTAPVVRRRPDPADSLVWEPSERWVRGTKGGVTVVDSRRPVLVWEPGVPVPVYAFPVGDVRMDLLRRFERPPGRRHAGATDFYDLVVGDEVVRSAAWGCPGEELAGYVCFAWFGREVLDHWYEEEEEIFVHPRDPHKRVDALPSTRRVQVEIEGTVVADTRSPVLLFETDLPVRYYFPREDVRLDLFTPTDSSTRCPYKGVATEYWSWAGQGDVPPDIAWSYPDPLPAVSVIKDRVAFYDEYVDVIVDGERQERPVSVFSRR; this is encoded by the coding sequence ATGGCCGTACCCGGGAGCACGTCCGGGACCGCACCGGTGGTCCGGCGCCGTCCCGACCCGGCGGACAGTCTGGTCTGGGAGCCCAGTGAACGCTGGGTCCGGGGGACGAAGGGCGGCGTCACCGTCGTCGACAGCCGCCGGCCGGTGCTGGTGTGGGAGCCGGGCGTTCCCGTGCCGGTCTACGCGTTCCCGGTCGGGGACGTCCGGATGGATCTGCTGCGGAGGTTCGAGCGGCCCCCCGGGCGGAGGCACGCCGGGGCGACCGACTTCTACGACCTCGTGGTGGGCGACGAGGTCGTGCGTTCCGCGGCCTGGGGCTGCCCCGGCGAGGAGCTGGCCGGGTATGTCTGCTTCGCCTGGTTCGGCCGCGAGGTCCTCGACCACTGGTACGAAGAGGAGGAGGAGATCTTCGTGCACCCACGTGATCCCCACAAGCGCGTCGACGCACTGCCCAGCACTCGCCGTGTCCAGGTCGAGATCGAGGGCACGGTCGTCGCGGACACGCGGTCCCCGGTGCTGCTGTTCGAGACGGATCTGCCGGTGCGCTACTACTTCCCGCGCGAGGACGTGCGCCTCGACCTGTTCACCCCGACCGACTCGAGCACCCGATGCCCGTACAAGGGCGTGGCGACCGAGTACTGGTCGTGGGCGGGGCAGGGCGACGTGCCGCCCGACATCGCCTGGAGCTATCCCGATCCGCTGCCGGCGGTGAGCGTCATCAAGGACCGTGTCGCCTTCTACGACGAGTACGTCGACGTCATCGTCGACGGCGAGCGGCAGGAGCGCCCGGTCAGCGTCTTCAGCAGGCGCTGA
- a CDS encoding acyl-CoA dehydrogenase family protein codes for MDFTPTDGQTAARDLAARIFTDLSTPERLAAAGAGTDAELWKALGEAGLIAAVEDVGLLGLVLLLEEQGRTTAQVPFAVSCVYGLLALGRHGTEEQRARLLPALGDGSAVATGAFPEGGAVRADALRGGGAVRAGGDGRLTGTTGWVPWLRDATHVLVPDSDRSLWLVRVADAETVPVETTAPWSAAVLRLDGTPAERIGSGGAYRDVLAAARVAFAGLQAGVCAGSLARAVAHTSVREQFGRPLSTRQAVQLRAADAHMDTEAIRVTAYEAAWRFDEGLSCAAQALTAGWWASEAGRRVVHTGQHLHGGVGADLDHPVHRHFLWGRQIDAHLGCGARLLDELGALLAGRERVRCEGRGERAAHEEKETTA; via the coding sequence ATGGACTTCACTCCGACCGACGGGCAGACGGCGGCCCGTGATCTGGCCGCGCGGATCTTCACCGACCTCTCCACGCCGGAACGGCTCGCCGCGGCCGGGGCGGGCACGGACGCCGAGCTGTGGAAGGCCCTGGGCGAGGCCGGACTCATCGCGGCGGTGGAGGACGTCGGACTGCTCGGTCTGGTCCTGCTGCTGGAGGAACAGGGCCGCACGACCGCGCAGGTGCCGTTCGCGGTGAGCTGTGTCTACGGCCTGCTGGCTCTGGGCCGGCACGGCACGGAGGAGCAGCGGGCACGCCTGCTGCCGGCGCTCGGGGACGGCTCGGCCGTGGCGACCGGCGCCTTTCCGGAGGGAGGCGCGGTGCGGGCCGACGCCCTGCGGGGCGGGGGAGCGGTGCGGGCCGGTGGCGACGGCCGGCTGACCGGGACGACGGGGTGGGTGCCGTGGCTACGGGACGCCACGCACGTCCTGGTGCCGGACTCGGACCGGAGCCTCTGGCTGGTCCGGGTGGCGGACGCGGAGACCGTCCCGGTGGAGACGACCGCCCCCTGGTCCGCGGCCGTGCTCCGGCTGGACGGCACACCCGCCGAACGGATCGGGAGCGGTGGGGCGTACCGGGATGTGCTCGCCGCGGCCAGAGTCGCCTTCGCCGGTCTCCAGGCCGGGGTCTGCGCGGGCTCGCTCGCCCGGGCGGTCGCCCACACGTCCGTGCGGGAGCAGTTCGGGCGCCCGCTCTCCACCCGGCAGGCGGTCCAGCTCCGGGCGGCCGACGCCCATATGGACACGGAGGCGATCCGGGTCACCGCGTACGAGGCGGCATGGCGGTTCGACGAAGGGCTGTCCTGCGCCGCCCAGGCGCTCACGGCGGGGTGGTGGGCGTCCGAGGCCGGACGAAGGGTCGTCCACACCGGTCAGCATCTGCACGGCGGTGTCGGCGCCGATCTGGACCACCCCGTCCACCGGCACTTCCTGTGGGGCCGCCAGATCGACGCCCATCTGGGCTGCGGCGCCCGGCTGCTGGACGAACTCGGCGCGTTGCTCGCCGGTCGGGAGCGAGTGCGGTGCGAGGGGCGCGGGGAGCGAGCGGCACACGAGGAGAAGGAGACCACGGCATGA
- a CDS encoding bifunctional DNA primase/polymerase, translated as MATTDGHTATLALAHALSAAERGLPVLPLSPTKLPALPSPHRLDPEPARCRGECGLPGHGVHDATADPAAVRALFSAAPWATGYGIACGRPPHHLIGVDLDTRTAAGGATDSAAALRQLALRHLFTIPETVTVITPSGGRHLWLTGPPDVVVPNSASRLAPGIDIRGAGGYLVGPGSVSAHGAYRLAPGSAELPPAPCPDALLTLIAPPAATRHPAPARAPHGQGLIHFVLAAHEGQRNTRLFWAACRAYENGIGESLADALTEAAVRAGLTEREARATIASAARLTSR; from the coding sequence ATGGCCACCACAGACGGGCACACCGCCACTCTGGCCCTAGCCCACGCGCTCTCCGCCGCCGAGCGCGGACTCCCCGTGCTCCCCTTGTCCCCCACGAAGCTCCCCGCCCTGCCGTCACCGCACCGCCTGGACCCGGAGCCGGCCCGCTGCCGGGGCGAGTGCGGCCTGCCAGGGCACGGCGTGCACGACGCGACGGCCGACCCCGCCGCCGTCCGCGCACTCTTCTCCGCCGCACCCTGGGCCACCGGGTACGGCATCGCCTGCGGACGCCCGCCGCACCATCTGATCGGCGTCGACCTGGACACCAGGACGGCCGCCGGCGGCGCCACGGACTCGGCCGCGGCCCTGCGGCAGCTGGCGCTCCGGCACCTGTTCACGATCCCGGAGACGGTCACCGTCATCACCCCGAGCGGCGGCCGCCATCTGTGGCTGACCGGCCCACCCGACGTGGTGGTGCCGAACTCGGCGAGCCGCCTCGCCCCCGGAATCGACATCCGCGGCGCCGGCGGCTACCTCGTCGGCCCGGGATCGGTGTCGGCGCACGGCGCGTACCGGCTCGCACCGGGCTCGGCGGAACTGCCGCCCGCCCCGTGCCCCGACGCCCTGCTGACTCTGATCGCACCCCCCGCAGCCACCCGCCACCCCGCGCCCGCCCGGGCCCCGCACGGCCAGGGCCTGATCCACTTCGTGCTCGCCGCCCACGAGGGACAGCGCAACACCCGGCTGTTCTGGGCCGCCTGCCGGGCGTACGAGAACGGCATCGGCGAGAGCCTCGCGGACGCACTGACGGAAGCCGCCGTGCGTGCAGGACTGACCGAGCGCGAGGCCCGGGCGACGATCGCGTCGGCCGCACGACTGACGAGCCGTTGA
- a CDS encoding cupin domain-containing protein: MLEVKAPSRPDEKREFPHGHLEAVHLSGLDFSVATFDPGWRWSQDVAPIAGTESCQFHHNGMVVQGRLHIRMDDGAETEVGPGEVFVCSPGHDAWTVGDEPCVAYDFAGQTAKDYAKPK; encoded by the coding sequence ATGTTGGAGGTCAAGGCCCCCAGTAGGCCGGACGAGAAGCGGGAATTCCCCCATGGCCACCTCGAGGCCGTTCACCTGTCGGGGCTGGACTTCTCGGTGGCGACCTTCGATCCCGGCTGGCGGTGGTCACAGGACGTCGCACCGATCGCCGGGACCGAGAGCTGCCAGTTCCATCACAACGGGATGGTGGTGCAGGGGCGGCTGCACATCCGCATGGACGACGGAGCGGAGACCGAGGTCGGTCCCGGGGAGGTCTTCGTGTGTTCCCCCGGGCACGATGCCTGGACGGTCGGCGACGAGCCGTGTGTGGCCTACGACTTCGCCGGTCAGACGGCGAAGGACTACGCGAAGCCGAAGTAG
- a CDS encoding MaoC family dehydratase, giving the protein MSASGTAARGPRAGDELSPLTVPITRTLIVAGAIASRDYQDVHHDAELAREKGSPDIFMNILTTNGLVGRYITDRFGPEAVLRKVVIRLGAPNHPGDTMTLTGTVTEVDGNTAVVRVVGSNGLGHHVTGTVTVGLPGEEAA; this is encoded by the coding sequence ATGAGCGCGAGCGGTACCGCGGCCCGCGGCCCGCGTGCGGGCGACGAACTGTCCCCGCTGACCGTTCCGATCACCCGCACGCTGATCGTCGCGGGGGCCATCGCCTCCCGGGACTACCAGGACGTGCACCATGACGCTGAGCTCGCCCGGGAGAAGGGCTCGCCGGACATCTTCATGAACATCCTGACGACCAACGGTCTCGTCGGGCGGTACATCACGGACCGCTTCGGTCCGGAGGCCGTGCTCCGGAAAGTGGTGATACGCCTCGGTGCGCCCAACCACCCTGGCGACACGATGACGTTGACCGGGACGGTCACCGAAGTCGACGGGAACACGGCCGTGGTGCGGGTGGTCGGGTCGAACGGGCTCGGCCATCACGTCACCGGCACGGTGACCGTCGGCCTGCCCGGAGAGGAGGCGGCATGA
- a CDS encoding bifunctional MaoC family dehydratase N-terminal/OB-fold nucleic acid binding domain-containing protein has translation MSEDELYPLLKVYEGRGASASGVGKDLVNTPMIRHWCEAMGDRNPAYEGPDAIAPPTMLQAWTMGGLSGHTGRTGAHDELFALLDGAGFAAVVATDCEQEYLRPLRPGHRITYDSVIETVSPRKTTKLGAGYFVTTRMDVRADGEPAGTHRFRILKYAPAAARRPRRPRPVVNRDNAAFWEGVARHRLLIQRCASCATLRFPWLPGCGACGSAEWDAVEADGAGTVYSYVVVHHPRFPAFGGFDGASREAPDAEGPGPYAVGLIELAEGVRMVSNVIGVPYDEVRIGMPVRLEFMRADEELELPVFRALEEGAG, from the coding sequence GTGAGCGAGGACGAGCTGTATCCGCTGCTGAAGGTGTACGAGGGGCGCGGCGCCTCGGCCTCCGGCGTCGGCAAGGACCTGGTGAACACGCCGATGATCAGGCATTGGTGCGAGGCGATGGGCGACCGGAACCCGGCCTACGAGGGACCGGACGCGATCGCTCCGCCGACGATGCTCCAGGCGTGGACGATGGGCGGCCTGTCCGGGCACACCGGCCGCACCGGAGCACACGACGAGTTGTTCGCGCTGCTCGACGGCGCCGGGTTCGCCGCGGTGGTGGCGACCGACTGCGAGCAGGAGTATCTGCGCCCGCTGCGGCCCGGGCACCGGATCACCTACGACTCCGTGATCGAGACGGTCTCGCCGCGCAAGACGACCAAACTGGGCGCGGGCTACTTCGTCACGACCAGGATGGACGTCCGGGCGGACGGGGAACCTGCCGGGACGCACCGCTTCCGCATCCTCAAGTACGCGCCGGCGGCCGCGCGGCGGCCCCGGCGCCCCCGCCCGGTGGTCAACCGGGACAACGCGGCGTTCTGGGAAGGCGTCGCCCGGCACAGGCTGCTGATCCAGCGCTGTGCGTCCTGCGCGACGCTGCGCTTCCCGTGGCTGCCGGGGTGCGGGGCGTGCGGCTCCGCGGAGTGGGACGCGGTCGAGGCCGACGGCGCGGGGACGGTCTACTCGTACGTGGTGGTGCACCACCCGCGCTTTCCCGCCTTCGGCGGCTTTGACGGCGCCTCCCGGGAGGCGCCGGACGCGGAAGGACCGGGTCCGTACGCGGTGGGACTGATCGAGCTGGCCGAGGGCGTGCGCATGGTCAGCAATGTGATCGGGGTGCCGTACGACGAGGTGCGCATCGGGATGCCCGTTCGGCTGGAGTTCATGCGGGCCGACGAGGAACTGGAACTGCCGGTGTTCCGGGCCCTCGAGGAAGGGGCGGGATGA
- a CDS encoding helix-turn-helix domain-containing protein, with amino-acid sequence MANEALRRRRDAQRWTQAQVAERVCAQVQAATGRDPELDANWVSRLERGAITWPSGEYRAALCVVFQVANEAELGLYPKGSAAPEERPAAETPPDDVRSLAADTELSARLTRHAAETNVNALVLEEFDADVERLARDFVSRPLSLLVPEIRTARTEVFRLLEGRQQPSQTRHLYVVAGWLSGLAAHVSLDLGDRSAAATHARTVVQCAEISEHSPLRAWARSFQSLAAYWAGDYRRAGDLAQAGQSEGRGPGTGTIKARLLSLEARARAAEGDNRSALRILALAQEARGAAGPDELPGVFSFPEAKQWTYAGTTLLAVGGDEQIRHAISASDRAVELYQAGPEGERSPGDLQAAHLDLATAYLASGEVEGAAAKLSEVFTAEGYTASITIRLRNLAALLGSEPYRGAQSAVSLRAHIHEVTVRPALASNPTESR; translated from the coding sequence ATGGCGAACGAAGCTCTTCGTAGACGCAGAGACGCCCAGCGATGGACTCAGGCCCAGGTCGCGGAGCGCGTCTGCGCTCAGGTTCAGGCCGCAACCGGGCGCGATCCGGAGCTCGATGCGAACTGGGTGTCCCGTCTTGAGCGTGGAGCCATCACGTGGCCTTCCGGCGAATACAGGGCGGCCTTGTGCGTGGTGTTCCAGGTCGCCAACGAGGCGGAGCTGGGCCTCTATCCGAAGGGGTCCGCCGCACCAGAGGAAAGGCCGGCCGCAGAGACCCCGCCTGATGATGTCCGATCGCTGGCCGCCGATACGGAGCTGTCCGCCCGGTTGACTCGGCATGCGGCGGAGACCAACGTCAACGCCCTCGTGCTGGAGGAGTTCGACGCGGACGTTGAACGACTCGCGCGGGACTTCGTCAGCCGTCCTCTGTCTCTCCTAGTCCCGGAGATCCGCACGGCTCGTACTGAGGTGTTCCGGTTGCTGGAGGGCCGACAGCAGCCCAGCCAGACTCGGCACCTGTACGTGGTCGCGGGGTGGCTATCCGGTCTCGCGGCGCATGTTTCGCTCGACCTGGGGGACCGCTCCGCCGCAGCTACGCATGCCCGCACTGTGGTGCAGTGCGCGGAGATCTCCGAGCACTCACCGTTACGCGCGTGGGCACGGTCGTTCCAGTCACTGGCCGCCTACTGGGCGGGGGACTACCGGCGGGCAGGAGACCTTGCGCAGGCCGGCCAGAGCGAGGGTCGAGGCCCCGGCACGGGAACTATCAAAGCCCGGCTGCTGAGCTTGGAGGCACGGGCTCGCGCAGCCGAGGGCGACAACCGCAGCGCGCTGCGGATACTGGCACTGGCCCAGGAGGCGCGGGGTGCTGCGGGACCCGACGAGTTGCCCGGGGTCTTCTCGTTCCCCGAGGCCAAGCAGTGGACCTACGCCGGGACCACGCTGTTGGCCGTCGGGGGCGACGAGCAGATCCGGCACGCCATAAGCGCGTCCGATCGTGCCGTGGAGCTGTACCAGGCTGGGCCGGAAGGCGAGCGCTCCCCCGGCGATCTACAGGCCGCCCATCTGGACCTGGCCACGGCCTACCTTGCCAGCGGTGAGGTCGAGGGAGCCGCTGCGAAGCTCTCGGAGGTGTTCACCGCCGAGGGATATACGGCGAGCATCACCATCAGGCTTCGCAATCTGGCCGCACTCCTCGGAAGCGAGCCGTACCGTGGCGCACAGTCGGCAGTCAGTCTCCGCGCGCACATCCACGAGGTGACCGTCCGGCCTGCTCTCGCCAGCAACCCCACGGAGTCCCGATGA
- a CDS encoding class I SAM-dependent methyltransferase, translating to MTTQPKHDHLVTDRNLLSSKAYGTGQHLAARQSLYQWQTPRHDLPGIVVNELVGIHGAVADVGCGNGKFVARVREDRPDLAVLPMDVSHGILGAIPVAVVADVQQLPIADGVLGAVLALHMLYHVEDQAQAVRELGRVLAPGGIAIVSTNSQTDKRELEHLWRQAAGDVLGIPEGPARVQLSARFTLEDAPTILGAVFGDIRTIPLPGVIEVTDAEPVVAHLASYEAWADKMGVPFLETIERARERVNEIIQAEGAFRVTCLGGILVCQGPQR from the coding sequence ATGACCACCCAGCCCAAGCATGATCATTTGGTCACCGACCGCAACCTTCTTTCGAGCAAGGCGTACGGCACGGGTCAGCACTTGGCCGCGCGCCAGTCCCTCTACCAGTGGCAGACGCCGCGGCATGATCTTCCGGGCATCGTGGTGAACGAACTGGTCGGCATACACGGCGCGGTCGCGGATGTGGGTTGCGGTAACGGCAAGTTCGTCGCCCGGGTACGGGAGGACCGTCCCGACTTGGCCGTGCTGCCCATGGACGTGTCCCACGGCATCCTCGGTGCCATCCCGGTAGCCGTCGTCGCGGACGTCCAACAGCTCCCCATCGCCGATGGAGTCCTCGGCGCGGTCCTTGCGCTACACATGCTGTACCACGTCGAGGACCAGGCCCAGGCCGTGCGGGAGCTGGGCCGTGTACTCGCGCCCGGCGGCATCGCGATCGTCTCCACCAACAGCCAGACCGACAAGCGGGAACTGGAGCACCTTTGGCGCCAAGCCGCGGGGGATGTGCTCGGCATTCCGGAGGGGCCGGCACGAGTGCAGCTGTCCGCCCGCTTCACCCTGGAGGATGCCCCGACGATCCTCGGAGCGGTTTTCGGCGACATCCGCACGATCCCCCTCCCCGGGGTGATCGAGGTGACCGACGCTGAACCGGTCGTCGCGCACTTGGCCTCATACGAAGCCTGGGCGGACAAGATGGGTGTTCCGTTCCTGGAGACGATCGAGCGTGCACGGGAGCGGGTCAACGAGATCATTCAGGCAGAGGGCGCTTTCCGCGTCACGTGCCTGGGCGGCATACTCGTCTGCCAGGGACCACAGCGGTAG
- a CDS encoding acyl-CoA dehydrogenase family protein, whose amino-acid sequence MHLAPTERQQRLRAELRAYFRALMPDGPPAADDPAERRRLLRRIGSDGLLGLGWPVEYGGQGRGADEQFVFFDEAYRAGAPVSMVTLNTVGPTLMAHGTDEQKAFFLPGILRGELVFAIGYSEPGAGTDLAALRTKAVRDGGDWVVSGQKVFTSNAQNADWIWLACRTGPEAPRHRGISVVLVPTDAPGFSWTPIRTVGGLMSTATYYDGIRVPATNLVGEENGGWGLITSQLNHERVALAAMGMQAEDFAAAALRRARTPDPVTGVRAIDEPWVRSRLAEVHARLAATRLLSWRLVGDVGSGRLAPGDASGVKFTGTESAVEVYRMCQEITGEAGLVRAGSPGAVGDGELERMNRAAQINTFGGGVSEVQREIVATMRLGMRRGKR is encoded by the coding sequence GTGCACCTCGCCCCGACAGAGCGCCAGCAGCGGCTGCGCGCCGAACTCCGCGCGTACTTCCGCGCTCTCATGCCGGACGGTCCCCCGGCCGCCGACGACCCCGCCGAACGGCGCAGGCTGCTCCGACGCATCGGTAGCGACGGACTCCTCGGCCTCGGATGGCCCGTCGAGTACGGAGGGCAGGGCCGTGGCGCGGACGAGCAGTTCGTCTTCTTCGACGAGGCGTACCGCGCGGGTGCGCCCGTCTCCATGGTCACGCTGAACACGGTCGGCCCGACGCTGATGGCCCACGGGACGGACGAGCAGAAGGCGTTCTTCCTCCCCGGGATCCTGCGCGGCGAGCTCGTCTTCGCCATCGGCTACAGCGAGCCCGGGGCCGGGACCGATCTCGCGGCGCTGCGCACGAAGGCGGTGCGCGACGGCGGCGACTGGGTCGTCAGCGGTCAGAAGGTCTTCACCTCCAACGCCCAGAACGCCGACTGGATCTGGCTCGCCTGCCGCACCGGTCCCGAGGCGCCCCGGCACCGGGGCATCTCGGTCGTCCTGGTGCCCACCGACGCGCCGGGCTTCTCCTGGACCCCGATCAGGACGGTCGGCGGGCTCATGTCGACGGCGACGTACTACGACGGCATCCGGGTGCCCGCGACGAACCTGGTCGGCGAGGAGAACGGCGGCTGGGGGCTGATCACCAGCCAGCTCAACCACGAGCGGGTGGCACTCGCCGCGATGGGCATGCAGGCGGAGGACTTCGCGGCGGCGGCCCTGCGACGGGCCCGCACACCCGATCCGGTGACGGGTGTGCGCGCGATCGACGAGCCCTGGGTGCGTTCGAGGCTGGCCGAGGTGCATGCCCGGCTCGCGGCCACGCGTCTGCTCAGCTGGCGCCTGGTGGGGGACGTGGGGAGCGGCCGGCTCGCCCCCGGGGACGCGAGCGGCGTGAAGTTCACGGGAACCGAGTCGGCCGTCGAGGTGTATCGGATGTGCCAGGAGATCACGGGCGAGGCGGGGCTGGTGAGGGCCGGTTCACCGGGCGCCGTGGGGGACGGGGAGCTGGAGCGGATGAACCGTGCGGCACAGATCAACACGTTCGGGGGCGGGGTGAGCGAGGTGCAGCGGGAGATCGTCGCGACGATGCGGCTCGGCATGCGGAGGGGGAAGCGGTGA
- a CDS encoding LPXTG cell wall anchor domain-containing protein, whose translation MTLRRTVATAVAAAVTTPAVLFGATPAFADDTPTASVTTPVAAEDAAQRAGVLRGGALAGRIDAGENATGPQAAEPSVEELEKAAAQARKAYDDAVAAEKAALAAVEAAHSDDFPLAVVAEAAAKAAAEAATAKTSADKALADAEAALAALPETAGPEEKDAAEKAVADAATAAGTAADAKTAADEKAKRAATDLGDARVASVRELGKAQEAVKKALEAKKAADKALEDALKEPEPVPCRPESELTATLSGLPTRIAAGSTVETKLRITNGTDRTLDEVWPFVYVHGIEKGGYEPVNDRMHLQWSTPTQTWTDAGDDYTAGSVASLKAGGHADIKLRLTVDAGTPDAAGAAFIAADYVNEDGTCGGSPKLTPYDFEVTAKPAPSASPSPGATTGTQTQTTTTQPLTTTSASLASTGSSAALPQLAAAGAAVALGAGAVFATRRRKADSAS comes from the coding sequence GTGACACTCCGCCGAACCGTGGCAACGGCCGTCGCCGCTGCCGTGACCACGCCCGCCGTACTGTTCGGCGCCACTCCCGCGTTCGCCGACGACACTCCGACCGCCTCCGTCACCACCCCGGTCGCCGCCGAGGACGCCGCGCAGCGCGCCGGCGTGCTGCGCGGCGGCGCACTGGCCGGCAGGATCGACGCCGGTGAGAACGCCACCGGGCCGCAGGCCGCCGAGCCCTCCGTCGAGGAGCTCGAGAAGGCCGCCGCACAGGCCCGGAAGGCGTACGACGACGCCGTCGCCGCGGAGAAGGCCGCGCTGGCCGCCGTGGAGGCCGCGCACTCCGACGACTTCCCGCTCGCCGTCGTGGCCGAGGCGGCGGCGAAGGCGGCGGCCGAGGCGGCCACCGCCAAGACCAGCGCCGACAAGGCCCTGGCCGATGCCGAGGCCGCCCTCGCCGCGCTGCCCGAGACCGCCGGCCCGGAGGAGAAGGACGCCGCCGAGAAGGCCGTCGCGGACGCCGCCACCGCGGCCGGGACCGCCGCGGACGCCAAGACCGCAGCCGACGAGAAGGCGAAGCGGGCCGCCACCGACCTGGGCGACGCCCGCGTCGCGTCCGTACGGGAGTTGGGCAAGGCCCAGGAGGCCGTGAAGAAGGCCCTGGAGGCCAAGAAGGCCGCCGACAAGGCCCTCGAGGACGCCCTGAAGGAGCCGGAGCCGGTCCCGTGCCGGCCCGAGAGCGAGCTCACCGCGACCCTCTCCGGTCTGCCCACCAGGATCGCCGCCGGTTCGACCGTCGAGACGAAGCTCCGCATCACCAACGGCACGGACAGGACGCTCGACGAGGTCTGGCCCTTCGTCTACGTCCACGGGATCGAGAAGGGCGGCTACGAACCGGTCAACGACCGCATGCACCTGCAGTGGTCGACGCCCACCCAGACCTGGACGGACGCGGGCGACGACTACACCGCCGGTTCCGTCGCCTCGCTGAAGGCCGGTGGCCACGCCGACATCAAGCTGCGACTGACGGTCGACGCCGGCACGCCCGACGCCGCAGGCGCCGCGTTCATCGCCGCCGACTACGTGAACGAGGACGGCACCTGCGGCGGTTCACCGAAGCTGACCCCGTACGACTTCGAGGTCACCGCCAAGCCCGCCCCGTCCGCCTCCCCGTCGCCGGGCGCCACCACGGGCACGCAGACCCAGACCACGACCACGCAGCCGCTCACCACCACGAGCGCCAGCCTCGCCAGCACCGGCTCCTCCGCGGCCCTGCCGCAGCTCGCCGCGGCCGGCGCGGCCGTGGCGCTCGGCGCCGGCGCGGTCTTCGCGACGCGCCGCCGGAAGGCGGACTCCGCGTCCTGA